A region of uncultured Carboxylicivirga sp. DNA encodes the following proteins:
- a CDS encoding TonB-dependent receptor, protein MINRILPFLLLFLFTNTIFAEEDPVVKDLITISGIIKDGKTGEALIGATVYVEETKGGNISNLYGFYSISLPAGNYHMVFAYLGYDPYKVEFTLSENRVMNVDLQPSSESIEEIVVTSEKKDANVREPQMGVEKLKSKTIKNVPVLMGETDLVKVIQLLPGVSPASEGSSGFSVRGGNPDQNLILLDEASVYNAGHLMGFFSVFNNDAIKDVKLYKGDIPASNGGRLASLLDIRMKDGNSKKFSGTGGIGTISSRLTLEGPIVEDKTSFIVSGRRTYVDLFLPLASDEAVRDNRLFFYDLNAKVNHTINENNRIYLSGYFGRDIFKNDFSKMDYGNKTVTFRWNHILSPKLFSNFTVIGSQYDYALGTVEGGADSFEWQSDLYDLSAKFDFDYYINPENTVEFGGQTIFREILPGLARGTDENSLYNEIKVPENRSLEHAIYAQNTQKVSDWLMLKYGLRWSLFHNIGAGTQFYYNENYEFTHQEKHGTGEVYNTYHGIEPRIGATFIVGQNSSIKASYNRTFQYLHLASNSTSGTPLDVWFPSSPNVKPQKADQFALGVFRNFKENTIETSIEGFYKKMDNSIDFKDHPDLLLNEYLEGELRFGEAEAYGLEMMLRFNRPKWNGWISYTLSRVERTVPEINGGKPYLSPYDHTHDCSIVLNRKLSERTSLSANWVFYTGAPVTFPVGRYVVGGDIVPLYSERNAERMPDYHRLDLSLTLAGKNKPNRKWQGEWVFSVYNAYGRKNAWTINFVRDEDDPNITKAQKTYLFSFIPSVTYNFKF, encoded by the coding sequence ATGATCAATCGTATCTTACCCTTTCTACTCCTGTTCCTTTTTACGAACACCATTTTTGCTGAGGAGGATCCTGTAGTAAAAGATTTAATAACAATAAGTGGTATCATCAAAGATGGTAAAACTGGTGAGGCACTTATTGGTGCAACTGTTTATGTTGAAGAAACCAAAGGAGGTAACATTTCCAATCTATATGGTTTTTATTCTATTTCATTGCCTGCCGGCAACTATCATATGGTTTTTGCATACCTGGGATATGATCCATATAAAGTAGAATTTACTTTGTCTGAAAATCGAGTGATGAATGTTGATTTACAGCCATCCTCCGAATCTATTGAAGAGATTGTGGTTACTTCGGAAAAAAAAGATGCCAACGTGCGGGAACCTCAAATGGGAGTTGAAAAACTCAAAAGTAAAACAATTAAAAACGTTCCTGTTTTGATGGGCGAAACGGACCTGGTTAAGGTCATACAGCTATTGCCGGGAGTATCTCCGGCCAGCGAAGGCTCCAGTGGATTTAGTGTTCGGGGAGGTAATCCGGATCAGAATCTGATTCTTTTAGATGAAGCAAGTGTATATAATGCCGGGCACTTAATGGGTTTTTTCTCGGTGTTTAATAATGATGCAATAAAGGATGTGAAGTTATACAAGGGTGATATACCTGCCAGTAACGGAGGACGTTTGGCATCATTGCTTGATATCAGAATGAAAGACGGTAATTCAAAGAAATTTTCCGGAACAGGTGGTATTGGAACCATTTCGTCACGTTTGACATTGGAAGGACCAATAGTTGAAGATAAAACCTCCTTCATTGTTAGTGGGCGTCGTACCTATGTAGATTTGTTTCTGCCTCTTGCATCTGATGAGGCTGTTCGTGATAACCGATTGTTTTTTTATGATTTAAATGCAAAAGTGAATCATACCATCAATGAAAATAACCGTATCTATTTGAGTGGATATTTTGGACGTGATATTTTTAAGAATGATTTCTCAAAAATGGATTACGGTAATAAAACTGTTACTTTCCGATGGAATCATATTTTATCGCCAAAGCTGTTTTCTAACTTTACGGTGATTGGATCTCAGTATGATTATGCATTGGGAACTGTTGAAGGAGGTGCTGATTCCTTCGAATGGCAATCGGATTTGTATGATTTGAGTGCCAAATTCGATTTCGATTATTACATAAATCCAGAAAATACAGTTGAGTTTGGAGGTCAGACCATATTTCGTGAAATTCTTCCTGGTTTGGCTCGCGGAACCGATGAGAACTCTCTTTATAATGAAATAAAAGTGCCGGAAAATAGGTCGCTGGAACATGCAATATATGCCCAGAATACTCAAAAAGTATCAGACTGGCTGATGTTGAAATATGGTTTAAGGTGGTCTTTGTTTCATAACATCGGTGCTGGTACTCAGTTTTATTACAACGAAAATTATGAGTTCACCCATCAGGAAAAACATGGAACTGGTGAGGTGTATAATACTTATCATGGTATTGAACCTCGCATTGGAGCCACTTTCATAGTTGGTCAGAATTCATCAATCAAAGCATCCTATAACCGAACATTTCAGTATTTGCATTTAGCTTCTAATTCAACTTCAGGTACGCCTTTAGATGTTTGGTTTCCATCATCACCTAATGTAAAACCTCAAAAGGCTGATCAGTTTGCTTTAGGTGTGTTTCGGAATTTTAAGGAAAATACAATTGAAACATCCATCGAAGGATTTTATAAAAAGATGGACAACAGTATTGATTTTAAGGATCATCCGGATCTTTTACTGAATGAGTATCTGGAAGGCGAACTTCGATTTGGTGAGGCAGAGGCCTATGGATTGGAAATGATGCTTCGCTTTAATCGCCCTAAATGGAATGGTTGGATTAGTTATACTTTATCCAGGGTTGAACGTACGGTACCTGAAATCAATGGAGGGAAGCCTTATCTTTCGCCTTATGATCATACTCATGATTGTAGTATCGTGTTAAACCGGAAATTATCTGAACGTACCAGTTTGTCGGCCAACTGGGTGTTTTATACGGGAGCTCCGGTTACTTTCCCTGTGGGGCGATACGTAGTTGGAGGTGACATCGTTCCATTATATTCTGAAAGGAATGCTGAACGTATGCCTGATTATCATCGTCTGGATTTATCCTTAACACTGGCTGGCAAGAACAAACCAAACCGTAAATGGCAGGGAGAATGGGTTTTTTCGGTATACAATGCTTATGGTCGTAAAAATGCATGGACCATTAATTTTGTTCGGGATGAAGATGATCCAAACATTACCAAGGCTCAAAAAACTTATTTATTTTCTTTTATTCCTTCTGTAACCTACAACTTTAAATTTTGA
- a CDS encoding lysine exporter LysO family protein yields the protein MKGSLIILGFFGIGLLGGYFDVFPEWLLNDDLTTYALFFLMLIVGISIGSDKGAFSVLRKMNFKVVLVPLLVIVGSLAGTAVVALFLNDITIQQAMAVGSGFGYYSLSSIFISKISGQELGVIALLSNIFREIFTLLAVPLLVRFFGKLAGIASGGATSMDTTLPVIVKFTGKDYGIIAIFSGIILTLLVPVLVTLILEF from the coding sequence ATGAAAGGAAGTTTAATCATATTGGGTTTTTTCGGGATAGGATTATTAGGAGGATATTTTGATGTGTTCCCTGAATGGTTATTGAATGATGATCTGACTACTTATGCCTTGTTTTTTTTGATGCTTATAGTGGGTATAAGTATTGGCAGTGACAAAGGGGCTTTTTCGGTGTTAAGAAAAATGAATTTTAAGGTAGTGCTGGTACCTCTTTTAGTGATTGTTGGTAGCCTGGCAGGTACTGCTGTGGTGGCATTATTTTTAAATGATATAACCATTCAGCAGGCTATGGCAGTAGGATCCGGGTTTGGTTATTATTCTTTATCCAGTATATTTATCAGTAAAATAAGTGGGCAGGAGTTAGGTGTTATTGCTCTTCTTTCAAATATTTTTCGAGAAATATTTACACTTTTGGCAGTTCCTCTTTTGGTACGTTTTTTTGGAAAGCTTGCCGGAATAGCTTCCGGTGGAGCAACATCTATGGATACAACTTTGCCGGTGATTGTAAAATTTACAGGTAAAGATTATGGCATCATTGCCATCTTTAGTGGTATTATTTTAACCTTACTGGTTCCTGTATTGGTGACACTTATCCTTGAGTTTTAA
- a CDS encoding LysO family transporter, giving the protein MTSYIVIFLFVVGIIIGRQLKDKEKIRKKVDKSVTYAVYLLLFLLGISVGINDDIIHNFSRIGYKALLLTFGAVAGSVLLAKLVYVFFFKRYQDK; this is encoded by the coding sequence ATGACCTCATACATTGTAATTTTTCTTTTTGTTGTTGGAATCATAATTGGGCGACAACTAAAAGACAAGGAAAAAATAAGAAAGAAAGTAGATAAATCTGTGACATACGCAGTTTATCTGCTTCTGTTTTTACTTGGAATTTCAGTTGGTATCAACGACGATATCATTCATAATTTTTCTAGGATTGGCTATAAAGCTTTGTTATTAACTTTTGGTGCAGTTGCCGGAAGTGTATTGCTTGCCAAACTCGTTTATGTTTTCTTCTTTAAGAGATATCAGGATAAGTAA